The Lolium perenne isolate Kyuss_39 chromosome 6, Kyuss_2.0, whole genome shotgun sequence genome segment CGATATTACAACAATGGGGGATGTAGCTCAAATGGTAGAGCGCTCGCTTTGCATGCGAGAGGCACGGGGTTCGATCCCCCGCATCTCCATTTTTTTTCCTTTAAAAACATCGTAACCTATTTACGGGAGCACATCTTTGATTAGACTAGACCTTTCTAGTCAGGCATTTTCCTATTAAAGCCCAATACCTATTTGCATATCATTCACCTTCCCATCCCTTCTTTTGGCCCATTATTGATCAGGCTCAGTTTCCTTTCTGAACATATTTTCTTTGAAGCCTAGCTTCAGTTCAGCCTCTACACAGTTGCTTCTCTTTTTCTACCCACATCTTTTGTTAGGCCTAAGTCTGTTGTtaccttctctttttttttttaacaGGAGGACCTAGGGCTTCATTTCTAGAGCGGTGGAGTTACATTTTACAGAAAAGGCCAGCAGGCAATAGAAAATTACAATCCAGCCCTTGCAAATTGCATTGAGGACCTCCAGATAAAATTGAAAAAAGCGATCAGGTCCAGCTCCATCTTCACCGCATCGAAACTCACCGGAGTCAACCTCTGCGCCGCCATGGTATCGGAATGCCTCTCTGCTTGGGCATGGCGTTCACGTCAGTGTCAACGATTTTGGTCAATACACCCATGGCAGATGTGATCGAGGAGATAGTCTTCGGTTCACAATTTGGTAGCAGGAGTGGTTCTGTTGTCCGGCTGTGTGTGTCATGTGTTCCCGTCTTTACGACATCTTGTATGTCTTGTTGTGATTTAGGTGTGGCTTGCCGTTGCTCGGTTTTTATCTGTTTTTTTTCTCATTTTAACCGAGTAGTGTGTGAGTACCTTTTTCTAACCGTTGAATGGATTTaaaacgttgaccaacgggggaatgatccctcccttgACTATACGTTGTTAGGTAGAAATAAGACTCTCTCCACGGATGGACGCTAGGATGATAATCCGATTAAAGTTCGCCCCTCCTGCGAAATTACCGCGTGATGGGGATTCGaatccgggtgggctggctgcacACTCGCCTTGCCTTGACAACTGAGCTGGAACTCAGTTCTCAACCGTTCAATGGATTTAGCTGTTCTCGTGCAAACATTAGAGATTTCCTTATTTTCCTCGATCGCAATGGCCAATGAAGACGTATACGCGAGCACATCATTCGTCTCATCTATCCCCAATGATCGAAAGCATCACCACAGGCTGGCTGTCCCCGTCCCCATTTCGAATGTCATTCCTCGTCCCGTGGGCAGGCGTGAAGAAGCAACATCGCTCTCATGGGTTTGACGACGATTCATGCCACCACGCGAGATCTGCAGGACCACAGCTGATAATTTTCCTAATCGTAAGACGGGTTGCGATTATTGTTAATTCTGGCAGTGATCTTACTATTGTCACGTTCTGGAGCAAAGTACGGTGCAAGTTCCTGTTCTTCACGTCACCGGGAGCAGCTGATTTTCATCAGTAGCCGCGCCAACACCAACAGGGATATGACGATACAGCAACCCAACTGTAGGAACACCATTTCTCACTGGAGCTCACGTCCGATCCCGCGTTCTGCTGCGCCTCCCGCGCCGGTTCGTGACATCAGAGAGGCCCGGAGCATACGGAGGAAATCGACGGATGGATGGATGGACGGGCTGATGGGAAGGCAGTGCAGTGCAGGCTCCTTGCTTTCCCCGGGGCCGgggtcttcttcttctccggagccTCCCCCGGCCTCTACCTTCCTGCTTCCAATGGCTTCACTTGGTCAGCCGTCGCCATGCTTTGGTTCACCTCAGAATTCAGACCAACTCTGCTTATCGCCTTTCTTCCTACCTATGAAACCGCGTCCCCATCTTCCTTCCTGCGCGCGTTTTTTCAAGATTGCCCGCTCTCCTTCAACATGTAAACTAGCATCGCATGCATGTTCACTGTGAACATGGCGATTCAGACTATTCTTTTGTCGACTGGAATCTTAACAACTACACTAGGAGATATCACATAcgtatatgcttgtcccaaaaacaAGAAGAGCATCATGCTCCTCAAGGAAAAATTCCCAGTTCAGAGAGCCAGAGGAAAATGCCCTTGCCTCTTGAAGCAACCAGTGACCATATGAGTCCATGACACAGCTTGCGGTTGCTCCTGAAGGAAAATTTGATTATACGATCTCCAAACCAAGGAAAAAAATTAAATACATTCTCCACGGTGAATCTACAGCTTTTTTAGCCGTGCTCTTCCCAGTTCACCCGATACTACGGGCTATGGAATCGTAGTTcgggtcaacaaacctagctagtGGCCCCTTTGCTCGTCCTCTTTCCGATGATCTACTTGCCTCTATATGTAGCAAAACAATCTAGCTGCGCGCGCATATTTTCATTCCGCGCGTCGCAGATGAACACGACGCACCAAACGCAAAGAAGAAGAATCTCAACCCTGCAGATCGTGGTGTCTACATTAGCAAGAGAGAGCATGGAAGCGCACAGAGCCACTACAGCTACAGGGGGCTCTTTTCTTCCAAAAAAAAATTGCAGCTCCTAATTAAAGCATTAAAGAAGCACACAGAACGCCGATCACTAACTACAATAAGATTCCCCACACGAACCAGCAACCACCTAATCGAGCACCACCTAGCTAGCGAGCGCGATGTGCATCATACTATACTAGGACCAAGTCGGCGGCGGGGCGGCCGTCGTCGAAGTTGAGCGCGTAGCTGAGCGCGTCGTAGTGGAAGCTGCTGAAGCGCTCCCgcctggcgccgccgccgcgccacctGCGCCGCTCCGACTGCAGACGCCGGACCGCCGCGCGCAGGCGCCAGTACAGGCCCCGCACCAGCTTGCTGCTCCGCCcgctcgccaccgccaccacccccgcctccactgcCGCCACCACGGCCGCCATTCCCCCTTGCGCGGCTCGATCTGCTGGCTAGAGCTGCAGACGGTGCTCTATCCTCTCAGGCTCTACGCCTATACTCCCCGAGCTGTGCTCTGCTGAGCTATGGTGTCCAGTGTACAGTGTGGTAGGTTGGTCGAACTCGAAGCAGGCAGTGTGGGCAGAGAGGATATGGGATAGGTGCGGAGAGAGCGGGGAAAGCGTATATAACGAACGAACGACCTGCCAAGCCTTTTTGCTCCGCGCATCGCCCTTTCAACGCCTCTGCCTGGTTCCGTGTACTACGGCACGGGTCCACCGTCCACGGTACCTCTCCATGGCTCCACTTCACTACCATCATGAGTGAGGTGGGTAGGTAGCAGGAACGCAAGCCCACTTTCACCCAAGGTATGGTTGCCCGTTTGAGAGGCAATGCAGGCTAGGCTAATTGATGCAAATCTTAAACAGTGTCAGTATCTAGAGTAAGTAGTAAAATTCATCGATCTAAAACAAATACCTAATAGTAAAATTTACGGTTCCAAACTAGGAAAACGTACTTAGTACAACTTTCTGTGTTTAGCTTTTCATAACAACATAATGCCTTGGTTATTTGGCATGACACTCACAAATGTCCATACACGATGCATCTTTTTTTTGTGCAGATGTTTTTTTTACGTAGAAGAAAGTCGTTTTTTCTTTCAAAATGTGGTGAAAATTGCAGGCGCAACTTTCCACAACAAGGGCTTCAATCTTACGACACTCCTTGTGGCTCTTCCATAGATTTCTACTTGGGTAGCTTAACATAAAATTTGGTAAATTTTACGAGCAAACTCTCTTACGCACTTGCATTTCAAATTTATAttaattttgaaaaaaatacaaaaaatcatTTAAATTGGTGAAAGTAGCAAAGAAACGCGAGAAAATCTAGATCTTTGGAAAGTAGTCATTTAATATGGTGAACTATatgaaaactatatatatataggtttcATTTTGCACCATATTCCATGTATTTACTTCAGAAAATATTGATACTTATGGCATTTAGAAAAGGAATGTTTTCTTAAACTAAAATTTGGGAACTCTTTACCATTATTGGTTGGCTATGACCTTGGTTATTTTGTTCTAACCTCGTGAGTGTTCATGCATGACGTACCATTTTGGGAAGCCTTTTTTCAAAAGGTATCATATTCAAATTTTAGTATTTTCCATGGCACCTGGTACAAATAAAAGGACGTGACGCCATGAAATGTCATTTTTGGTCTTTTTTTCATATTCTTTGGTTTCTTTTAAAGAGGATAAAAGTTGTCAACACACCTTTCCATAGCAAGGGCTTGAGTCTTTTAGCACTCTTTGTGGATCTTTCATAGATTGCTACATGGATACCTCAAAACAAGAGTGGATCCAGCAAGGTCTGAGGGTGGGCCCCGCCCTAAGATTTGGCCAGGCCATATATCCTCTActaaaagaacaaaaaaaaaagcaaaaaaaggtCCAGCCCAACTTAGACCCGCCTCACCCTAAAATATTGGGTTGGATCCGCCACTGCctcaaaatgattttttttttgtaaaattcatgaACAAACTATCACGCACTTGATAATTAGGTCCAACATGCCTACGTGGTGCGTTGACCGATGCCACATGAGTTATCCTTTTCAAATAAGTCCCTACCAAATTCTCTATTTTAATCTTACAACTGGTGGTGGTAACTTGGTAGGTGCAGCTTCGGTTCTACGGTGCTAGGTGCTAGCGCAGCTGTATGCTCAGTAGGGCAAAGGACATGCAACGGGGCAGGAAATGGGAGCATTGGATTTGGACAATGGGTCATGGACTGTACCAGCGGGTCACATGGGCGCACCGAGACACTGTGGCTAGTGTGGATTCGCAAGAATTTCTTTGGGCTCCTCTGCGGCTCGGATTCTTGGGCCAGCGACCTTGGATTTTTACGTCGCCGTCAGCCTTGAAGCCAGCGGCAGTGGATTCCTGACATGGAAATTCCAAAGGAAATAGGCTTCCAACAGTGGGCTCGTTCGCCATCGCTGCAGGTTTTCGAAGCAGCGCCGCAGGAGCGAGTAATCGGCAGCGTGACTTCGACTGCCTGCCTTTTTTCCCGATTAACTGCACGCGCTCAGAATGGATTGATAGAGCAAGGAACAGTTTGCAATTGAAGAATCGGCAGTAGAAATCGAATTGCATCCCGTGCGGTCCTGCCGCCCGTATTGATTGACGGAGCAGGTGGCATCTTGCTTCCGATAATTGAGAGCGAGCTCGTCGCGTCAATGCACGAGTCTTCTTCTTCTCTGTCAGAGCAAATATGGTCCCAGATAAATAGTAGCGCTGCCAGATCATCGTGACATGTAACACAGGCAGGGATTATTTTGGTGACGAGCTCGTAGACCAAGATGCCAAGTTAATCGTGGACGCTGAAACTGAGCCCAGGTTGCAGCTGTTCTTGGGAGCGGCCGAAATGCAGTCCGATCGCGACGTCGTAGATATCGTTTTCTGACGGCCCCTTGGCCCTAGGTAAAGAGTCTCTGCCTTGGACAACGCTGAAAGCTTCAGATCACGGACCATCGGGAGGCTCTCATTTCCCccctttcctctctctctctctctccttcctCCCGTGTGTGTGAGAGCCCATCGGCCACATCGAGCCTCTCTCTCCTTCCTCTCCGGTGGCTCGGCCGGCCGGAGACGACGGGGGAGAGGGGCTCGGCCACTTCCGTATAGTTTTAGGGCTAGTCTTCTAGGTTTTACCCATGTAGAGTTTGGCGAGATACCATGGCGATGCAAGTTGCTGATGTTTTCGAGCTCCTCATGGCGGCAGTTGGTGTTGGCGTGCTTGCTCTTGATGCTACAGTGGAGGACGAACACGGCAGCGCCAAGATCCTCTTCAATAAAGCTCGTGGTGGGCTCTCTAGATCGGCGAGAACGGGTCGATCTCCTTCCTCTGCTTTGCCATCATGGTGATGGCCACGGCGAGAAGAGTCGATCTGCTCTCCTTTGCAGATCTGAAGAGCGGTGGTTTTGGAAGATTGTGGTTTCTACCACTCGCTTTCTCTAGCGAGTTCATCAACGGGGGACCCAAGCTGGCGTCTCTGCCTCGCCCCCATATCTCATGGTCGACAGGAGGCCCTCGACCAAGAGCTCAACCTCCCCTGGAGGCTCTCTTCAACCTCGCGCTGGAGCTCGCCATCACCTCTTCTCCAAGGGGTTCGTCCCCGGAGGCGTTGTGATGGCCGGCGAGGTTGATTCTTCGTCGGTCTGGAGAGCACATCGAGCTACTTCCTCTATGATCTCGGTGCTCTACGCCTGGAAGTCACCAGCGTGCGGTGGAGTTGAAGCCCGAGCACTGGATTGCATTTTCCTATATGTTGCTAGGATCCTTTCTGCATATTTCATGGCATGTACTTCAAATTTTAGGTTTTCCAGGGTAGTAGAAGTAAAAGGGCAACAATGTAAATTTTTTACCCACAACTAGTAATGAATCTTCCAGGCCTTTCGAGGCCATCttcgttcaaaaaaaaaaaagagcacgGACCATCTTGTTTCACCGATCGATGAACCATGGATAAACCGAGCTAGCCGCCAGAGGAGGAGTACATGAAGGCTCTTTTTCTCGGTGCACCGGTTAGTTGCACTCAGATTAAGTTGGCATTGTTATTCCGACTTTTGGCATTTTGTAGCTCAGGCTGCATGGAGcacgtttttttttttggaaaatagcATTTAATAGTTTcaaaaaatatgaacaaaaatcTTGAGGTAGACAATGATGTACTCTACCACTGTGAAAAAAAAGCAATTCGAAAGACTAAGTATTTTGAGCTGTACAAAATTCACAAATCTGAAAAGGTGAACATTGCAGATTTTGAAACTTCCAATATTTGTCAGAATTTGACATTTTCtctgtagccttggatataatgtATTTCATCCTCAGATTTTGCAGAGTGGTAGAGTCATCATTGGCTACAACTagattttttttagaattttttgaaatttcaaattgTTGGATTCAAATtttgcaaaagaaaaaaaaaagccatGTAGCTCAGGCTACAATTGGGGTTTCCGCTTCAGTCCGAGGCAATATATTTCTTATTACTGAATACCCATGCGGCAAGAATGTTCGTCCCTTGGCGAGGGAGGTAATACTCATTCCGCGGAATCCACGCCCAACTCTCCCAGCCACTGACACTCGCATATCTCTACGCAAAGCCATTGACTCGCTGCACATATGCTATTCGCGGTTCTCGTTCTTCAGGGGCCATTCCAACTCAACAGATCACAGTGTGTAGCTTTCTCCGTCAGGAGGTCTTTTAAGATTACCTTTAGGCATCATCGTCGGGCCATTCAGAGAAAAAGtaaagagaaaaagagagaacgGATCTATCGTTAATCAAGACGCTTTTAAGCGAAGCAGATGATGACCTATCTTATCCCGGCCGGCGGTCTCCGAATTTACATTTGGCTGGTGGGCAGGATCTCTCACCCTCGTCGAAGGATAAATTGAGTGGAGAAAAGAACAAAGCTGCAAATAAGGGGGTCTGAACGATGATTCAGGATCACGAAATAATCTCGCGGAGGAAGAAAATCGCGAAACCCGACTCAGAGAAGCTAGCAGCGCATGGTTTACATCGGACCGGTAAAGGTCAAATCCGGCACGAACTTTACCGCCATCGCCGTCCAGAAAGATGATCTGACGAAGTATTGGTGGAGGCTTAAATCTGCAGTCTAGTTTGTTTATCTATTTACTAATGTAATTTTAACTTTTTTAAATTATTTACATGCTTTGTTAAATTTAAATTATTTGTTTACTATGCAGAACTTGTTGAATTATTTCTATGATTTGTTAAACGTGTAATAAACCATTATACTAGTTCATTTATTGTTTttaaatttaaattatataaaaaGAGTGTATGTGGGGCTATATGAGGTAAATGGCTGGGGGGCGGCACCTTCCTATAATCGCATACCGCGAAAAAAAACAACAACTTCACCTACCAGGGGGCAAGTGaagatgctctgataccatgaaagatTGTTGCACTAGCTAATTGAACCGAAAGTCCAAACTGATGGATAGAAACTATGCggtgtatttatattcaacactccCCTCACGTCTAGGCTATTTTAGTCCTTAGTATGGATTCGGCGCGGGCCgtagaatttttttttatttttaaaactaCGTGAGCAGGATCTTGAACTTG includes the following:
- the LOC127306973 gene encoding uncharacterized protein; amino-acid sequence: MAAVVAAVEAGVVAVASGRSSKLVRGLYWRLRAAVRRLQSERRRWRGGGARRERFSSFHYDALSYALNFDDGRPAADLVLV